A window of Malania oleifera isolate guangnan ecotype guangnan chromosome 2, ASM2987363v1, whole genome shotgun sequence genomic DNA:
ATATATCAAATTGGGAGACATAAAtatttggaaaggaagaaaaatgtaaataaataatataacatactgtacctttcatatatatataaacacacacacacacataaatatatatataagcaaagGACGGATGCAATTTCATGCAGAGTGCACTTTGTCCATGGCCTCCTGCTGTATGGGCGGTTCCATTGGGAAGAAAGGATGCTACCGATCCGGCAACCAAATCTATAGTAGAAAATTCAATTCCAAATCCGTCCGACTCCCTCACCGATATCGCTGCCAAGTTTCAAAAGGTGAACCTTACTATCACAGACATGGTGGCACTGTCGGGCGCGCACACGTTGGGCGCCGCCAATTGCAAGTCCTTCATCTACCGAACGTCGGGAACTGGCGGAGACCCTAACATGGACCCCAAATTCAAGGCAGAACTGCAGCGCGTGTGCGGCGGCGGCCTCCTCAATGGCAACGATACGCAGATCATCAGCGGCAGCTTCGAGAAAGGCACGTTTCCGCTGGATCCCACGCCCAGCTACTTCGACAACGCCTACTACCAGAGCTTGCTAAACCACACGGGGCTTCTGGCGTCGGACCAGCTGCTGGTTTCGAGCACGGAGGCCGACTTGGTGGCCACCACCAAAGTTCTGGTTGACAAGTACAGTGAGAATAAAACCATTTTCCAAATAGACTTCGGGGCTTCCATGGTGAAGATGTCCACCATAGGTGTGCTCACCGGGAAGGACGGACAGGTTCGCCAGAACTGCAGGATGCCTAACTCGCAGAAATTCGAGAGAAGGGGCTTCTAGCTAGCTGAAACTTAATGGTTAATTTTTAGTTTTGTGTTATTTGAGAATAATGTCACAGGAGATATATAGAGATGGGGGTGGGGATATTGCGAAGAAGATGTTTAAGAGATTCCTTTGATTCGGGTGGCCTTCCTGTACGTGTTCTATACGTTATTTGGTTTGAGATTTGTGTGTGTTCGTTTTGGTGTTTGTGTTGGTTAATTTCTAGCTTGTTTAGATGCTGTGGGTGTTGCTGTTGGCTTTGTTTTTGAGTGGTGTCATGTTTTGTTCTTGGTTCTTATCCACCTTGGTTGGAGTTGACCAAACATTGTTTGTGCTTAAACAtttcattttgttttctttttaaaattttgaaaggtAAACAGGCTTGGTTAATTATTATGAAGATGGAGAAGATTGGATAGAAGGTGAGGTTTTCAGGAAAAGGCTAATAGCAGAGAAAACACAAGTGCAGGAGGGAGAAATACTGTCTATAAATAACACAGATTAGAGACTTACATATTGTGGAAGcaaagaaaaacaaaattagaAATCGAACAAGGTATTGTAAGAATAATACTGCCTCTGTAGAGCTTgaaatgaaattaaattccttCCATCTCTCCTCCCAAAAAATAATTGAGGGAAACAATATTTCATGCATGTGATTTCGTCCTAGGCAGCGTTTAATCCCATGCATGTCCGACACCTAATTAATAGAGTTAAAACTGTGGGCGAATAacccatatatacatatattgctTGCAGCAAAGAGAAGAAGAAACTGTTAGGGTATCCAGTACATGCTCATCAATGTTTATAGCTTTCCTCACGTTTTCCACCATAAAGAATTCCtctaatataacataatatccaGTGATATCTTGAACCACTCTATTAAAACTTCCACTCTTGAGAAACTTTGCTTCGTTGCAGCCAATCCAAGGGTGTGAACGATGAATGCTGGGAATATTTCATTGCTGCTGATTGGAAATTTGTCAGTTGAGCTGAAGCTCTTTGAGCACAATCGGTCTGAATTCCTAGCCATTACTGCCAGAGGAAAAGGGTACAACAGATACATACTTCTTAGAGGTGATTCCTTGGCTGCGTCATTAAATCTTGAGTCATTAAAATGTAAGCATCTcgacattttaatatttttcatcttaaaaatataaaaataaaagtttatatgaaaaaataacatgaaaatttttaaaaataaattatacattttattGTACCAATATTTCAACTAAAAAAtagtttagaaaaaaataaaataaaaaccaaagGTCCAAGCACAAACCAAGCAAATAATCTCACAAGCCACGTGCCTATCCCATCTAGCGAAAAATAAAACAGGGAGATCCAAGTACTCATGATCAATTGAGTACTTTCCTATCAATTCCTATCACAAATCAATGGTTAGAAAATTGAAAATCTCGAAACGAACTATTTGATAGTGAGCTTTAATTTGTTGACTTTGGAATCAATTGCCTGCAACAAACTAGTCATGATTAGAAAATTGAAGACCTTCAGTCAACTTACTTGCTTGAAGAATTTACTCTAAATCAAGCAACATCCACCTAGGtctgccatatatatatatttattgaaatCGAGAGGCCTAGCTCGTCAAaactagaaagtcatggaaggaGTTGAAATTTGACGAAAGTTATGGAGGCCTTTGTCGAGCGCCAGACTTGTTGAATGGCCAAACAAGAGTTATGCTATGTGTCACGGGCCCGTGGTGGTATGGGCTTACATGACAGGCCATCACTAGGTACAACAGGGTGGCCTGTGTCTTCACAGGCCCATGGCACTAAGCATTTTTCGTCTTTTTGGCTTAACATGACTTactaattttattttgatgataacaaataaaaggtaattTAATATGTTTTGTTGAAAGGgatgatacttcaggaatcaTGTGTTTAAGTTCAAGACAcattgatgaaagcttagagaattgatggATGTAatgtcctcaaaattcttaccatttatatatatatatatatatatatatatatatatatatatatatctgtatatctatatccaaacctaagcagcgggaacacatatcatataaccattcacatatatactatacaataccagaatccagtatatacagaccataaccatacaaaaatacccctccagcatcatctactcaaaaaatatacacaactctgtcaaaacttaccttataaccagggtaatcaaactaTTCTCTAtccgcgagtctgatctgctcgcctaattggtttacctgaaaaatgttaaagtaatggggtgagtcgatgctcagtaagtgaaaatatgctatcactagtgtgtggcaactaagttaaggatacttttaaataataattgaaccgtaatgcaacaaataatctgtaaaacatatctttctttctcaatttaaaatatactgtatcgtctatattttttacttttcatactaataatatcatactatactcatcatatactgtaaaattgtatacatatacataactgtgctttatccctgggattctgtacgtcatgatttaaccccttatgacagggttgtgcggcccgtaggcgggacttcatctggttggtcctccagataagtcaatatactctacactacctcaacccggccaaactgcatccactcctaggctcgggactagctactaccttgtcaaaatcagccccctccacccagtgaactggggagctgcatcctctccgagcacggctgacagTACTCACACACTTTtggagatatgtggttgcactctatctgtatatagcaatggtaccgtgctctgtgatctatatctgtactgtatctgtctgtaatctttccacagggatctgatactatatatatatacacacacacacacacacacacacacatatatactcttttactattttcatcatgtttccaaaattaccataacgctatctttctgtactgtaaatactgtaatctctgtatactgtatctgtagcatcttgatgctacctctgtatatctgtctgtatactctgtctatatactctgtcagaatactttgtatgttatgggaataggaaacatgacatactataactctgtatatactgttctgtataaagctgtgatatata
This region includes:
- the LOC131149291 gene encoding peroxidase 58-like, yielding MVALSGAHTLGAANCKSFIYRTSGTGGDPNMDPKFKAELQRVCGGGLLNGNDTQIISGSFEKGTFPLDPTPSYFDNAYYQSLLNHTGLLASDQLLVSSTEADLVATTKVLVDKYSENKTIFQIDFGASMVKMSTIGVLTGKDGQVRQNCRMPNSQKFERRGF